One window from the genome of Pandoraea fibrosis encodes:
- a CDS encoding ABC transporter substrate-binding protein yields MKNETSNPSAGRRSVIKWLGAAAGASVCAPFVQTARAADPLFVNTWGGDWEKAAAAHLFEPFTKESGIPIRTVSPVSYAKLAAQARTGVYEFDVTTLGGGELIRAVEAGLVEKIDTSIIDMKQLPPGQAYLSGIATHAFATVIASRKDKFANGGPQNWAEFWDTQRFPGPRSLQRYAARVVPLALLADGVPTNKVYPMDLDRAFKSFDRLKKDVRVWWTQGQQSQQLLRDGEVNAIAIWHGRALSLIRQNVPVDLVWNQGEIDRAYWVVAKGTPRAKQAWQFIASALKAERLAKFCMQADYSPVDQRVFQYIPEAQAKGMPTYPANYRLTFEQDLAKMGPQLNELSRRFDQFVVR; encoded by the coding sequence GTGAAAAACGAAACATCGAATCCGTCGGCAGGTCGCCGTTCCGTTATCAAATGGCTGGGAGCTGCCGCTGGCGCCTCAGTGTGCGCACCGTTCGTTCAAACCGCGCGCGCCGCCGACCCGTTGTTTGTGAATACCTGGGGTGGCGATTGGGAGAAGGCGGCGGCCGCTCACCTGTTCGAGCCGTTCACCAAGGAATCGGGCATTCCGATTCGCACGGTGTCGCCGGTCTCATACGCCAAGCTCGCGGCGCAGGCGCGCACGGGGGTGTACGAGTTCGACGTCACGACACTGGGGGGCGGCGAACTGATTCGCGCCGTCGAAGCTGGCCTCGTCGAGAAGATCGATACGAGCATCATCGACATGAAGCAGTTGCCACCGGGACAGGCTTACCTGAGCGGCATTGCCACTCATGCGTTTGCGACGGTCATCGCGTCGCGCAAAGACAAGTTCGCCAATGGCGGCCCGCAGAACTGGGCCGAGTTCTGGGACACCCAGCGTTTCCCCGGGCCGCGCAGCCTGCAACGCTATGCCGCGCGCGTGGTGCCGCTCGCCTTGCTCGCCGACGGCGTGCCGACGAACAAGGTCTATCCGATGGATCTGGATCGTGCCTTCAAGTCGTTCGACCGCCTGAAGAAGGACGTTCGGGTGTGGTGGACGCAGGGCCAGCAATCGCAACAGTTGCTGCGCGACGGCGAAGTCAACGCCATTGCGATCTGGCATGGCCGGGCGCTGTCGCTGATTCGTCAGAACGTGCCGGTGGATCTCGTCTGGAACCAGGGGGAGATCGACCGCGCGTATTGGGTCGTGGCCAAGGGCACGCCGCGTGCGAAGCAGGCATGGCAGTTCATCGCGTCGGCGCTCAAGGCCGAGCGGCTCGCCAAGTTCTGCATGCAGGCCGACTACAGCCCGGTCGATCAGCGGGTGTTCCAGTACATTCCCGAAGCGCAAGCCAAGGGCATGCCGACCTACCCTGCGAACTACCGTCTCACCTTCGAACAGGATCTGGCCAAGATGGGACCGCAATTGAACGAACTGTCGCGTCGCTTCGATCAGTTCGTCGTGCGCTGA
- a CDS encoding ABC transporter permease: MQKLRPYLLLAPLTAFLAAFFLVPLAQVLWLSFTEPTPGFANYVHFFADPFYLRVLGMTFLTSLLVTVCCLALGYPLAYCLTQASARFGAGILLVVGMSYWTSFLVRSYAWMIILGNSGPIIGLLRAVGVETPPELLFTRFSSTLGMVHALLPLMTITLYSVMKKIDPALVKAAANLGANRLAAFRAVFLPLSLPGIVNGCTMVFIVSLGFYVMPVLLGSPSEQMMAGLIGQQMEEFGNFGDASAMAVVLACATLSLYALYNRFFGLDKLWSKGK, from the coding sequence ATGCAAAAGCTTCGCCCTTATCTGCTGTTGGCGCCGTTGACCGCGTTTCTGGCAGCGTTTTTTCTGGTGCCGCTCGCGCAGGTGCTCTGGCTGAGTTTTACCGAGCCGACGCCGGGCTTCGCCAACTATGTGCACTTCTTCGCCGATCCGTTCTATCTGCGTGTGCTCGGCATGACATTCCTCACCTCGTTGCTGGTCACGGTGTGTTGCCTCGCACTGGGGTACCCGCTCGCGTATTGCCTCACGCAGGCCAGTGCGCGGTTCGGCGCGGGCATTCTGCTCGTGGTCGGCATGAGTTACTGGACGAGCTTCCTTGTGCGCAGCTACGCGTGGATGATCATTCTGGGCAATAGCGGGCCGATCATCGGTCTGCTGCGCGCGGTGGGCGTCGAGACACCTCCGGAACTGCTTTTCACCCGCTTTTCTTCGACGCTGGGCATGGTGCACGCGCTGCTGCCGCTCATGACCATCACGTTGTACTCGGTGATGAAGAAGATCGACCCTGCGCTCGTGAAAGCTGCGGCCAATCTTGGGGCGAATCGGTTGGCGGCGTTTCGGGCGGTGTTTCTGCCCCTGTCGCTGCCAGGGATCGTCAACGGCTGCACGATGGTGTTTATCGTCTCGTTGGGCTTCTACGTGATGCCGGTGCTGCTCGGCAGCCCGAGCGAACAGATGATGGCCGGACTCATCGGTCAGCAGATGGAGGAGTTCGGCAACTTCGGCGATGCCTCCGCCATGGCGGTGGTGCTGGCGTGCGCGACGCTCAGTCTGTACGCGCTGTACAACCGCTTTTTCGGTCTCGACAAACTCTGGAGCAAAGGCAAATGA
- the pdxR gene encoding MocR-like pyridoxine biosynthesis transcription factor PdxR: MQILLSDLILQHLEPNADIPRNRQLYNIVRASILDGRLPGGTRLPASRDLARELSISRNTVLYAYEQLRAEGYVRSRTGDGTFVTDAIPEESMATRPGRTPDVPPDAEVTLSQRGRGLIVNARASRRQAGAFMPGVPDLEAFPLKQWSRLVERHWRRRTPENLTYGYGGGHPALKKALAQHLRSARSVECEPEQIIITEGIHQAIHLCVQMLTDVRHRAWVEDPGYWGIHKVLQAYGVETVSIPVDAEGLNPSPADWRKPPRLIFVTPSHQYPLGHVMSLARRRQLLQYARKHDAWIVEDDYDSEFRYAGRPIASLQGLESGARVLYVGTFSKTLFPGLRIGYLVVPKAMVEPLQLGIAELYREGRWMEQAVLADFIGEGYYSAHIRRMRLTYGRRRALLQDAIRRHMGEARLISADSNAGLHLTVRLPPEVDDVSLSARAQELGLIALPLSRYYLEQPPLQGLVLGYGCVPDEAIEPSLAKLASLLS, from the coding sequence ATGCAGATATTGCTGTCCGATCTGATCCTTCAGCATCTCGAACCGAACGCGGACATCCCGCGCAATCGGCAGCTTTACAACATCGTGCGGGCCTCCATCCTCGATGGACGGCTGCCGGGTGGCACCCGTTTGCCGGCCTCACGCGATCTCGCGCGTGAGCTCTCGATATCGCGCAACACCGTGCTCTATGCCTACGAGCAGTTGCGGGCGGAGGGCTACGTGCGCTCGCGCACGGGGGACGGCACGTTCGTCACCGATGCCATCCCCGAAGAGTCGATGGCGACCCGGCCCGGCCGCACCCCCGATGTGCCGCCTGATGCCGAGGTCACGCTCTCGCAACGCGGGCGCGGCCTCATCGTGAACGCGCGCGCCTCGCGGCGTCAGGCGGGGGCCTTCATGCCCGGCGTGCCCGATCTCGAAGCCTTTCCGCTCAAGCAGTGGAGCCGTCTCGTCGAACGCCACTGGCGCCGGCGCACGCCCGAGAACCTCACTTATGGTTACGGCGGCGGTCATCCGGCACTCAAGAAAGCCCTTGCGCAGCATCTGCGAAGTGCGCGCTCGGTCGAGTGCGAGCCCGAACAGATCATCATCACCGAAGGCATTCATCAGGCCATCCATCTGTGCGTGCAGATGCTGACCGACGTGCGTCATCGCGCGTGGGTGGAAGACCCAGGCTATTGGGGTATTCATAAAGTGCTGCAGGCGTATGGCGTCGAGACGGTCTCGATTCCGGTCGATGCGGAAGGTCTGAACCCGTCGCCGGCCGACTGGCGCAAACCCCCGCGACTGATTTTCGTGACGCCGTCGCATCAATACCCGCTGGGTCACGTGATGTCGCTCGCGCGGCGCAGGCAGTTGCTGCAATACGCGCGCAAGCACGATGCCTGGATCGTCGAGGACGATTACGACAGTGAATTCCGCTACGCCGGTCGCCCCATTGCGTCGTTGCAGGGGCTGGAATCGGGCGCGCGCGTACTATACGTCGGCACCTTCAGCAAGACGCTGTTCCCGGGGTTGCGCATCGGCTATCTCGTGGTGCCCAAGGCGATGGTGGAGCCGCTCCAGTTGGGGATCGCCGAACTCTATCGCGAGGGGCGCTGGATGGAGCAGGCGGTGCTGGCCGACTTCATCGGCGAAGGGTATTATTCCGCGCACATTCGCCGTATGCGACTCACCTACGGACGCCGTCGCGCCTTGCTGCAAGACGCGATTCGACGCCATATGGGCGAGGCGAGACTGATCTCGGCGGACAGCAATGCGGGGCTGCATCTGACGGTACGTCTGCCGCCGGAAGTCGACGACGTCTCGTTATCGGCACGGGCGCAGGAACTCGGCCTGATCGCCCTGCCGTTGTCCCGTTATTATCTGGAGCAACCACCGTTGCAGGGGCTTGTCCTCGGCTACGGTTGTGTTCCCGATGAAGCGATTGAACCGTCGCTGGCGAAGCTCGCGTCGCTGTTGAGCTGA